GAGGAGTGGTGGCAATAAAGGTGAGCAAGGAAGACCTGGACATGAGGTTCGACGTACCGACGATCGGTCCGGAGACGGTGAAGACGCTGAAGCACGCCGGTGTGACGTGTCTTGCGATAGAGGCGGGGCGGACCCTGGTGCTTGACAGGGACGAGGTCAAACATGCCGCCGACAGGGCGGGGGTCTGTATAATCGCCCGCTAGCGAATAACAAAAACATTATATTCTATTGCAGGGGCACGGCATGCCGTGCCCCTGTCCAATTACGGGTTTAGGAGATAAATGGCTGAGACACAGGGATGGAACGTGGGGCGGTATCTGCTGCGCCGTTTGGAACAGGCCGGTCTCAGGCACGTCTTCGGCGTGCCAGGGGACTTTGTGCTGGGGTTCATGGACCAGATCCTGGAGAGCGGCGTCGAGCTTGTCACCACGTGCAATGAGCTCAACGCCGGATACGCGGCCGACGGTTACGCGCGTATTAACGGCATTGGCGGTGTGGTCACGACTTACGCCGTCGGTGAGTTTAGCGCGATTAACGCGGTGGCGGGCGCGTACTCGGAGAAGGTGCCGGTCGTTGCAATTACCGGGGCCCCTACGGTCGCCAATCGCAAGCACGCGGCGGTGCTGCATCATACCCTGGGCGACTATAACATCCCCGTGGAGGTCTTTCAGAGGGTGACCGTCGCCGCGGTGTCGCTTACCGACCCGGTCAAGGCGCCGGAACAGATTGATAAGGCGCTTCGTGCCTGCCTGTATCACAAGCGGCCCGTGTACATTGAGCTGCCTAGCGATATTACACGTCAGGCTTGTGCTGAACCCGGGGACTTTGAGTTTCCGGAACCGATGGCCAGTGACCCGGCGGCCCTGGCAGAGGCGGTTGATGAAGCGGTTGCGTTGTTGGGTGGTTGCAATAATCCGGCAATACTCGCAGGGGTGGAAATCCACCGGTACGGTCTTCAGGAATCCGCCGGTAAATTACTCGAGAAAACGGGCTATCCGTTCGCGACGATGCTGCTTGGCAAGACGGTGCTTCCCGAAAAAAACCCCCAGTTCATCGGCCTTTATGAAGGTATGTCCAGCCGGGATTACGTGAGGGAACGCATCGAAAACGCCGGTGGTCTCTTATGTCTGGGCACATTTATGAGCGACATTAACCTGGGCGGGTTCACGGCCAAGCTGGACAATGACAGGCTTATCGTGGCACGGGATGGACGGGTACGAATCAAGAATCATTACTATAATCAGGTTAGTCTGAGGGATTTCATCAAAAAACTGACGGAGAAGCTTCCGGCTGGGTCACCGGAGAGTTTTGACGTCAGGCCTGCCGTAGATTCCTGCACGCATCGTAAATCTGCGGCCTTCGAGCCCCAAGCTGAACAGAAACTGACTAACCACCGTTTTTATGACCGCATGGCGCATTTTATACAGGCGGATGATATTGTTATAGCCGACGGGGGCAGCGCCATCTTCAGCGCGGGCGAGGTGTTTATGCCGGACGAGGTGACGTTTATCGGGCAGGCCTTTTATTGTTCCATTGGCTATACCGTGGGGGCCGTACTCGGAGCCGGCCTGGCTGCACCGAAGCGGCGTGTTGTCGTCTTCGTGGGTGACGGTGCCTTTCAGCTCACCTGCCAGGAGTTGTCGACCGTTATACGTAACAATCTGGATGCCATCGTTTTTGTTATTAATAACGACGGATATACCGTTGAACGGCTTATTATCGACGGACCTTACAACGACATCCAACCGTGGAAATACCACCTCTTACCGGATGTTTTCGGCGGCGGCTGGGGTTGTGAAGTACATACGGAGGGTGATTTGGAAGACGCCCTGGAAACCGCGAAGAAGAATCAGGGCCTTTCTCTGATAGAAGTCCACTTCGACAGGATGGACTGCAGCGATTCACTGCGCCGTGCGTGTGAGCAGATGGCCGCCCAGTATAAACGCGCAAATCCTAAATAACGTCTTCATTGCACAGTGGAGCCTGCCGCACCGCCCGTACAAATGGCCCAACCGCATTACACTAAAACAAGACATGAAACATTGTGGCAGGGTCAATTCGTGAATTGCCCCTACAACTGCCAAAAGACGAATTAAGCCATGCAGGGTATGTTGTAATGTATTGGTAGTCGTGGTGAGGGGTAGACTTACAATAAATGCCGGGGGCTAAACAGACCTTTAAGAGACCTTCGCCTTGCGTTTCCGGGGCTTTGTTCTTGCCTTCGGTTTGGCCAGCAATTCCAGTGCGGCCTCTGCCACTCTTTGCGGTTTTATTTGCTGCATGCAGCGGTGATCTGTGGGACACGTCTTAAGATGGCAGGGGGCACAGTCTATGGGCTCTCTAAGGACCTTGCCTACTTCTTGCTTGGTCCGGGAATACCTGGGGTCTGTAGGGCCCATTACGGTGACCACGGGCTTGCCCAAGGCTACGGCGAGATGCCTGGGTCCGGAGTCAACCGTTATCAGCAGTGAACACTTCTTAATCAGGGCCTTGAGCAGTTTGAGACAGACGTTGTTCTGTGACAGGTTAACAATATTTCCATTGGCCGCCTCCGTTATCTCTTTGGCCAGGTCTTTTTCGTCGGGACCGGTGGCGAGTAGCACGTGACAGTCCAGTTTCTTACGCAAGAGGTCTGCGGTCTCGGCAAAGCCGTTCACGTTCCAGAACTTCGTCGAACCATAAGAGGCCCCCGGATTTATAAGCACTTTTGGTTTCGAATCGTCTATTCCGTACTTGGTAAAGAGCTCATCTACTTTTTTAGCGCTTTCCGGGGTGACAAATACCTCGGTTTTTTTGGAACCCACACGGCAGCCTATACTGGAACAAAGTCTGAGGTAATAGTCGCCCATGTACGTGGGTAAGAAGCGTCCGTTTTCATTGGGCCTCTGGATGGCGTCGGTGAGCAGCAATGAGCGGTTATCACGTGCGTATCCTATGCGCCTGTTTGCGCCGGACGCCCGGATTATAAGCGCGGAGCTGATTGAGTTGGGGAATATGAAGGCGAAGTCGTATTTTTCTTTTCTCAGCTTTTTTATCAGGGAGAGTGTTTTACCGGCCCGTTTGTGCTTTGCCTTGGGGTCATATTCGATGAAGTTGTCGAACCACGGCGCGCCGTCCACTATGCCTTTAACGTAGGGTTTGAGCAGGAGGGATATTTTTGCGTTAGAGAAATTTTCCCTGATGCACCTGAAAGCGGGTGTCGCCATTACGACGTCGCCCACCCAGTTGGGGGAAGTTACTAGGATGTTATTCGCTTTTTTCATTGTCCCAGTCTGACCGTACCGCTGTAAAGCTATTATAGCGGAATGAATAGTGTTTACAACCGGCTTTGTTGAGATAATTGGATAGTTCTCTGTCAACGGGGATTATGCCGTCTCTGGTCTCCTCCCATTTCTCAGGGGGCAGACCTTCTATCATATGCGTCAGGAAGGAGTAGATGTTGCCCGCAGTGCCTTCAGTACAAGCGTTTACGTACCAGGGGAAAGTCCTCTGCAGTTTGGATATAAAGAGATTGTGCTCGGGGCCGAAGTTCAGACACGAGGCCTCCGTAAAATTTTTCAGCTGCCGCATTTTCTCAAAATTAACGAACCCTCCCCGCACGCTCATTTCATACGCCTCCGTCCTCGGGAACGGGAAGAAGATCGCCCAGCGGAAGCGGCCCGGTTGTATCCTGCCCAGGAGTTCTATCGTGGCCATAACGTCCTCTCTCGTCTCGTAGGGAAGCCCTATCATGACAAAGGCCGAGGTGTGCAGGCCATATTTATGGGCCGCGTCAAAGGCCCGGGTTATCTCCTCGTTGCTCATCGGTCGGTGGAGCACGTCACGCCTTACGCGGTCGCTGCCGCTCTCGAGCCCGAATTTCACTATGCTACAGCCCCCCTCCTTGAGCATCTTCGCCCTCTCCCCGTCAAAGGCCCTTACGTGGGCGTTCACGACGAAGGGGACGTCTGTCAGCACGGGATATCTGGCACAAAATTCTTTAAGGAATTTTTTGTCAAAGGTAAAGATGTCGTCGTCGAAGATGAAGGTCTTTATGCCCCGGTACGTGTCGAGCAGGTATTTTATCTCGTCCAGCACCTCTTCAAGGCCGTGGCGTCTTACGTAGCCGATGTCCGAACTGGCGAGTTCGTCCCTGTAACGTTCTACTATTTTGTGGTTAAAGCAGTAGCTGCAGCGGAAGGGGCAGCCCCTGGAGCCCATCAGCCTCACCCAGCCGTCCTCTTTGTTTATCATGTGCTGGAGGTCAAAAAGCTCATAGTCCTTCATCGGGAGCGTGGCCAGGTCGACAAAAGAGCGGACGTTGTTTTGTTTTATCTTGCCGTTCATCCTCGTCCATATGTTGGGGCCGGTGGAGGTGTCTTCACCTTTTTCCATCCTTGTTACCAGCTCAAGCACGGCCTCTTCTCCCTCGCCTGCGCAGGCATAGTCAAAGCAGTCTTCCTTCAATACCTCGTCGGGGACGAGAGTCGGATGCACGCCTCCTATGAGGATGGGTATACCGGGGAAATCTTTTTTTATAAGCCGCGCTATCCGCAGCGCGGTAGGGTACTGGGGCGTTACCACCGACATGCCTATCAGCCCGGGGGCGTAATCCCGGATGTATTCCTTTATCTCATCGTCAGAGGGGAGTTCGTTCAATTTCTCATTCAGGTTGAGGAGCCTTGTGGTGTGTCCGTGCTTCTTTAGCACTGCGGATATGAAGGCCAGCCCGTAGTTAAACCCCACCTGGGCGTTTATGTTTGGATATATGAAGAGCACTTTCATGGTAATTTGTTAGTTGAATTAGGAATATGGTTCGATCTTAAGCTCAGCCAATTTCTCCCACAAACTGGCAAGCGCTTTTTCGCGGTTTCTGTAGAAGGCACTTGCCATAACTCTCCAAAAAGTCCAGCCGGCCCTACGCAGTTGCTCTTCACGCCGTTGGTCATCCTCCCACTTATCCATGCCGTGGTATTTATCTCCGTCGCACTCTACGGCAAGGCGGCTTTCCTTCCCCTGGACTACAAGGTCAATCCGCTTCCTAGTCAAAACTTCGTACTGTGGAATAACTCGATAGCCACGTTCTATTATAATTTTGCCCACATCTGTTTCAAATTCATTAGCCTTTCGTTTTAGGGCCTCTAATCCTGCTTCTATTTGTGCCTTACGTTGATTGCAGTACCAATCGAGGAGTTTGTAACGCATGCACTCTTTATTGCCAATATCATTTAGACTGACAGAATGGAACAGAAAAACCTGGTCACGAGCACGGCTAGCAGCAACGTTAAAACGTTGCTTGTCAGTTCATTTAGCCAAGGCATTAAATCCTGCGTTATTTGCAATCACAAGAGATAAGAACATTACATCGCGCTCATCTCCCTGGAAGGAATAGGCATCTCCACAAATAATTTTGCGTCTATCTATCTCTTGTTCATCAAGGGAATTACTAAGTAACTTATCAATGTATTTTGCTTGCTGCTCACCAAGTAGTGAAATTACGCCCATGGTCTTGTTTTTATGTTTTGGGTTTTTGCAACACTCAACTAATCTGTTTACAAGCGCCTCTGCCTCAGGTTCATTTACATCGTTGTTTTCGTTTTTAAACCCATTGCGTACGGGAACAGCGTTAAGTGTCGGCAGTAAAGCATTACCAGGGTTCGGTATCCTCAAAGGCTCTATTCTGTCGTTAACATAGACATGGTGATTACTAAATTCTATAATTTCTGGGACAGAGCGGAAGTGTTCTTTGAGAAATGTCCTTGTCGGAAGCCTAAGTTCTGCAATATGATAAAGACTATTTTCGATCGCGAAGCTTTCTGGGAATGGGATTCCCTTAAGGAATTGCTTTATCAGTTGAAAAACCTTTTCTTTATTGATAAACAGGCCTGCCGGACTAATTTGCTGCGGGTCACCAATGATAAGGACCTTTTTTGCACGATAAAGCACAGGGATGGCACGTATGTCGCACTGACTGGCTTCATCCACAATAACAACATCAAACATATCCGGGCAAGGTGGAGAGAATGATTGAACCACCCTGTGTAACGGCATAATCCATATAGGGACAGCCCCTCGTGCCTTCCGCATCGCCTCTCGTGCTGCGGCCAAATAGTGGTGTGCTCTCGGTCCTGTACCTTTGCCATAGTTTGCATCCGCCTGTGACCATGCAATCAACGCCTGCCGTTGCTCAGGCGTAACAAGCTCAATCTGTCTTTGCCATGTGAGGTTAGTTACTAACTCCGTTACCAGTTGTCGCTCATTATCCTTTTCCCTCTCTTGCTGTTTCTGTAAAGAGTCAATATCACCGCAACGGTGAAGGTCGTCCAACCAGCTACTGAGTCTGCTCCACCGCCAGGCTGTCTGCCAAGCCTTAGGCAGGCTAAGGCTTCTGTTTCTAACTGCCTCAGCTTTCAGCTGTGAGGCCCATAGCGGGGCAACCTTGCTTAATCGACTAAGTAATGCTTCTAGTTTAAGAATTTTGGGCGTAAGCTGATTTAACCGTATCACCTCATTGTATGCCTCTTGGTAAGCAGTGTAATCTTTTTGCTCGAATGCATGCCTGATGCGTCCCCATAAGGTACGAGAATCTGCCGTACAAGCTTCTTGCGGCAAGTTATTAACCCAATCTTTAAAAATCTTGTTTAGGCGTGTATCTTCACGAACAAGATGTTGGTGTTCCAGTGAGTTGGAAAATTCTCGTAAGAATTCGACTTGATAAGCCTTTTGTTGCTGGACACCTAAAGCATCTAACTTGGAAGTGAGAACTAGTCCATATTTCTCCTCCCAATCTAAGACCTCTTTAACTTGATTTAATTTCTCCTCAAAATCCTGAAGGGGTAAAGGGGTGTCATCCCTTAAATCAGGAGCGTTAATAAGCCCTCTGTATCCAGACCAGAACTTTTTAAAGTCCCGAATATTTTTTTTGTAATTAAAATCAGCCCCTAGTGCCTCTAATTGCTCAACAGTGGCTAGCGGTGCACCATCAACTTTGCTACATTGCAAAACTGCTTTTGCTTCCTTTGGCCATCCAAACAATGGCTTTTTAAGTTTCTTTCCTTTTTTTGCATACTTCCACAATTGTGAAATACCTAATTCGTAGTCAATATTACTTTGAGTGGGTGTACAACTAATTTCATGGTGTAGGATTTTTTTAAAATGAGGCCACGCCTTATTTAACGTGTTATGGGCTTTGCTGGCAAATTCATGCCATAAAACCCTCTGGTCACCTTGTGCAGACAGATGGCTCAGGATGTTATGCTGCCAGTCCTCTCTGATATTACATAGTTTGGCAAGTGCTTCTTTTGTAAGTTGATTGGTTTCATCTATAAAATCTGTGGAGGTACTGTCAAGTTCCTCTCTAAACACGGTAGGTACTTCCTCAAACTGTTCAAGAGCAGACAAAATGCCTTTAAGATGAGAAATGACATCGTTGAATTCGCCAGAACTTGGCATATTGGACAGCCTTGGGAGTCCTTGAGAGAGTATCTTTTGGTCCTTCGGGTCAATCTGTGAAAGCAATTGGCATAATTCTTCTAACTCTTCATTTGTCAGAGGAGGTTCATCTGATGGAGCAAGTTTGTCAGGGAGCCAACCGTGTTCTTTTTGGTTAGCTGAAATCTCTTTTGCAGCCTTTACTGCATCAATTTTTTCTACCCCTAAAGGTAGGGTTTCAAAGTTTACTTCTTCGCATTGCCAAAGAGCGTTTCTTAACCTGGCTTGATGCTCTCTATTGCTCCGCAGTTTCTGCCGAATCTCATCAATACGTGATTGAATTTCACGGGTATTAGCTCGATCCAATTTTGCGCATATTGCATTGACTGCCGCCTTAGTTTCACCCCTTGAAGCCCTGTCGCTGCTGAGTTGACTAACACATAAGCTTTGAATCTCTTTAGGGATCTTTTCACGCAACACTCTAAGTGCTCGGTCTGTTTGGGCGGTTACAAGGACACGTTTCCCCCGGGCAAGCAGAGAGCAGATAATATTGGCAATTGTGTGGCTCTTCCCCGTTCCCGGCGGCCCTTGAACCAACACTCCGTTATGCTTGCGTAGTCGTTGCACAATTTCCTTCTGCTCATCATTATACTTAAGCGGAAGAAGTAACTCTCCTTCCGGAATATATTCTGAAGCAACATTTTCGTCATCAACGTTATTAGTTAGCTGCTTATCGGCAGGATCGCTGGTTAGGGAACTGATAAACCAAGGAATAGAACTATCTTCCTTTATATTATCACGTACTTGTTCTGCATCCTGTACCCAAAACTTCTTGGCTCTTGGCCTTACAAAAAAATTGGGAGCATTCCAAATGGATGGTTGTTTCATAATGGGGGGATTAGAGCATGTTGACTCATCATACTTGTTAGCTCCTTCTGGACTAATTAGACCGGTAATAGTTTGGGTCCACCCGTATATTTCTTCATTGTCCCAAACGTTGGGTGGTTCTCTTGTCAATTTATCAGTCAATTCAACAATTTGCGTCATGTTGTCGTATTCTAAATCACGTAGACAATCAAACTCTGGCGTCGTTGGCAGCGTAGCGCTGGGGAGGAGAGAAATGACCCGTTCGTCAGGATCAAAATGAATTTCAATAGGTGTAACAAAAAGAGGATGACTTATTGTAACTCCTTCCTTGTGTTTCCAGGTAAGTAATGCATGTCCAAATAGGAGTTCAATACGCTCACCGTCTATTTGCAATCTCTGGTGAAGGGAATAAAGCTCGCGATAAAGCCGATTAGCTCTAAAGTAAGGCATAAACTTTTTTGACCAAGGCCCCCATTGATTAGCTATATAGTCATTTAATAAGTCGGCTCTCGTGGGGTCATCCTCAAATCTCTCTGATATTAATTCTTTGTCGATTACTTGTTGGTTTTTATCTGCGTTCTCAGGAAGTTCTTCCTTGTTGTAGTAGTCACCGGAGGACACTTCGCGGCTTCTTGACGGAAATGCTTCAGGTAATTTAGAAGGATTGTGAAAATCTAACTCTACCCAGTCTTGTAATTCTTCGGGTAAGGATGGCGCTTCTTTTATTTCTGTTTTCCTGACGCTTAACCACCACTCCTCTTCCGATGCTTCTTCTGATGCTTCAACAGAATCTACTTTTCTCAGTCGACAGGAAGACCCTACGGGCACATCATTTAACCACCAGAGTTGTTCTTTGTGTTCTATGATATTGCGTATTACTGGAAGGTCAATAGAAAGCACCTTTGCAATGTAGTCAAATAACCGTGTTGTCTTATCTCTTGCTTCTCCCAACAAATGTGGTTCAGTGTCAACAAAAGAAGGATTTCCTTGTTTTTGTTCTTCCAATTTATGTGTAAACGGAACATCTTTCTCTTGCCCTTCAAAGAGATGTAATTGTTCTTTTTGTGGGTGGGACTCAAGCTTAAAGGTTGGATAGTCAAAGACTTCTTTGCAGCGATAGCATGTAATTAAAGAACTTCCTTTGGGTGCGTTAAGTTTTTGCCCGCAATTTGGACAGATAACCACATTCTTTATAGGGTCTTTATCGTTCATTTCGCACTTTGCAAGTGGAGCATCTTTTTCTTCTGCAAAGGTGTCCTTTGGTAAATGAAGAATGGTATTGATAAGTTCGCTGGGTGTATCTAAACACTCATCGCACAACCATTGTTCGTTAATACTATCAAACACCACATCTGTATAATGTTCGCACCTTTCACAATGACCAAGTGACATGTTTCTGGCGTCCTGACATTAAGATACTAATGAGACCGCGCCCATAAGGTCTTTTACAATCAAATCGGGACTTTCAGGCATATCGAAGCCGTTCGCGGAGGGCTGTACCAGCACGGTCTTACAGCCGGCGGCCTTACCGGCCATTATGTCGGCGGGGGTATCGCCGATCATTATCGACTCTGAGAGATTTATGTCATGTTCTCTGGCCGCCTTCTCCAGCATCCCCGGCCTGGGTTTGCGGCACTGGCAGTCTATGCCGTATGGCTCCACGGCGCCGCCGGCCAGATGGGGACAGTAGTAGACGGCGTCTATGCGTGCGCCTTCCTCCGAGAGCATGTCTAAAAGCCTGTGGTGAATCGCCGCCAGCGTTTCTTCCGTAAAAAACCCCCTGGCTATCCCGGACTGGTTTGTCACTATTATCGAGAGGTATCCACGCTCATTAAACCGTCTTATCGCCTCCGCGGCGTTGGGCAAGACCTCCAGCTCATCGGGAGAGCGCAGGTATTCGACGCCCCTGACGATTGTCCCGTCTCTGTCTATAAAAGCGGCCCTTCTGCTCATGCCTGTTTATCCCTTTCGGACGCGGGCCCTTCAAACAGTTCCTTTTCGATGTTGATATTCATTATTGCTTTAATTATTTTAGATGAGGCTGTTGAGGGGCTTTATGGTGGTTTTCCACGATATTGGATATGATGTCGGTGGAGGATATACCTTCGACAAACGGCGCGAGTACCACTTTACCCCCGCAAGATTCCACGAACTCACGTCCCACCACTCCTTTTTCCCTCCAGTCTTCGCCCTTTACCAGCACGTCCGGCCTTACTTCCTTTATCAGTTTCTCCGGGGTAGGCTCGTCAAACAGAACCACGTAGTCTACGTCCTCCAGGGCAGCGAGTATTCTGGCCCTGTCTTGCTCCGGCAATACAGGGCGACCCGGCCCCTTCATGTCACTAACGGAGCGGTCGGAATTGAGCCCTACCACCAGCAACTCACCCTGGTTGCGTGCGAACCCGAGATACTCTACGTGGCCCCTGTGCAGGAGGTCAAAACAGCCGTTGGTAAAGACTATTCTTTCTCCCCTTGTGCGGTGTTTGTCGAGTATCTTCTTGAGTTTCTTAACGGCCTGAATCTTCTCAAGCGCGGAGTGGTTTCCGGAGAGTTCTCTGAGCATCTCTTCCTTGCTGACGGGGACGACGCCTATCTTTCTAACCTCAATACCCGCGGCCACGTTGGCAAGCCGTGCCGCTTCTGCGAAACTGAAGCCCCCGGCCACCACAAACGTTATCATGCTCAGTATCATGTCGCCGGCGCCGGTAACGTCATATACCTCACGGGGGTCTGTGGATAGTATCTGGCTGGTTCCGTCCCTCTGGTACAGAAATATGCCGTCTTTGTCGAGTGTTATTACGGCGCACTGCAGGTCCAGCTCGCTTACCAGCTTGTCTCCCGCGTTCTTGAGGTCTTCCGGGCCTGAGATGTTTATGCCCGTCATTATCTCCGTCTCGTGGCGATTGGGGGTGACTGCGGTGACACCCCTGTAGGACGAGCAGTTGCGGTTCACCCTGGGGTCTACGATAACGGGTTTTCCCGCGGTTTGTCCCAGGCCGGCGATGGCGCTGAGGAGCCTTTCCGTGAGCAGCCCCTTGTTCATGTCCGATATGGCCACGGCGTCACACCGGTGGAGGTTCGCCCCGATATAGTCCAGGACCTTGTCTTCTATCGTC
The nucleotide sequence above comes from Candidatus Bathyanammoxibius amoris. Encoded proteins:
- a CDS encoding B12-binding domain-containing radical SAM protein: MKVLFIYPNINAQVGFNYGLAFISAVLKKHGHTTRLLNLNEKLNELPSDDEIKEYIRDYAPGLIGMSVVTPQYPTALRIARLIKKDFPGIPILIGGVHPTLVPDEVLKEDCFDYACAGEGEEAVLELVTRMEKGEDTSTGPNIWTRMNGKIKQNNVRSFVDLATLPMKDYELFDLQHMINKEDGWVRLMGSRGCPFRCSYCFNHKIVERYRDELASSDIGYVRRHGLEEVLDEIKYLLDTYRGIKTFIFDDDIFTFDKKFLKEFCARYPVLTDVPFVVNAHVRAFDGERAKMLKEGGCSIVKFGLESGSDRVRRDVLHRPMSNEEITRAFDAAHKYGLHTSAFVMIGLPYETREDVMATIELLGRIQPGRFRWAIFFPFPRTEAYEMSVRGGFVNFEKMRQLKNFTEASCLNFGPEHNLFISKLQRTFPWYVNACTEGTAGNIYSFLTHMIEGLPPEKWEETRDGIIPVDRELSNYLNKAGCKHYSFRYNSFTAVRSDWDNEKSE
- a CDS encoding AAA family ATPase yields the protein MSLGHCERCEHYTDVVFDSINEQWLCDECLDTPSELINTILHLPKDTFAEEKDAPLAKCEMNDKDPIKNVVICPNCGQKLNAPKGSSLITCYRCKEVFDYPTFKLESHPQKEQLHLFEGQEKDVPFTHKLEEQKQGNPSFVDTEPHLLGEARDKTTRLFDYIAKVLSIDLPVIRNIIEHKEQLWWLNDVPVGSSCRLRKVDSVEASEEASEEEWWLSVRKTEIKEAPSLPEELQDWVELDFHNPSKLPEAFPSRSREVSSGDYYNKEELPENADKNQQVIDKELISERFEDDPTRADLLNDYIANQWGPWSKKFMPYFRANRLYRELYSLHQRLQIDGERIELLFGHALLTWKHKEGVTISHPLFVTPIEIHFDPDERVISLLPSATLPTTPEFDCLRDLEYDNMTQIVELTDKLTREPPNVWDNEEIYGWTQTITGLISPEGANKYDESTCSNPPIMKQPSIWNAPNFFVRPRAKKFWVQDAEQVRDNIKEDSSIPWFISSLTSDPADKQLTNNVDDENVASEYIPEGELLLPLKYNDEQKEIVQRLRKHNGVLVQGPPGTGKSHTIANIICSLLARGKRVLVTAQTDRALRVLREKIPKEIQSLCVSQLSSDRASRGETKAAVNAICAKLDRANTREIQSRIDEIRQKLRSNREHQARLRNALWQCEEVNFETLPLGVEKIDAVKAAKEISANQKEHGWLPDKLAPSDEPPLTNEELEELCQLLSQIDPKDQKILSQGLPRLSNMPSSGEFNDVISHLKGILSALEQFEEVPTVFREELDSTSTDFIDETNQLTKEALAKLCNIREDWQHNILSHLSAQGDQRVLWHEFASKAHNTLNKAWPHFKKILHHEISCTPTQSNIDYELGISQLWKYAKKGKKLKKPLFGWPKEAKAVLQCSKVDGAPLATVEQLEALGADFNYKKNIRDFKKFWSGYRGLINAPDLRDDTPLPLQDFEEKLNQVKEVLDWEEKYGLVLTSKLDALGVQQQKAYQVEFLREFSNSLEHQHLVREDTRLNKIFKDWVNNLPQEACTADSRTLWGRIRHAFEQKDYTAYQEAYNEVIRLNQLTPKILKLEALLSRLSKVAPLWASQLKAEAVRNRSLSLPKAWQTAWRWSRLSSWLDDLHRCGDIDSLQKQQEREKDNERQLVTELVTNLTWQRQIELVTPEQRQALIAWSQADANYGKGTGPRAHHYLAAAREAMRKARGAVPIWIMPLHRVVQSFSPPCPDMFDVVIVDEASQCDIRAIPVLYRAKKVLIIGDPQQISPAGLFINKEKVFQLIKQFLKGIPFPESFAIENSLYHIAELRLPTRTFLKEHFRSVPEIIEFSNHHVYVNDRIEPLRIPNPGNALLPTLNAVPVRNGFKNENNDVNEPEAEALVNRLVECCKNPKHKNKTMGVISLLGEQQAKYIDKLLSNSLDEQEIDRRKIICGDAYSFQGDERDVMFLSLVIANNAGFNALAK
- a CDS encoding thiamine pyrophosphate-binding protein, with the protein product MAETQGWNVGRYLLRRLEQAGLRHVFGVPGDFVLGFMDQILESGVELVTTCNELNAGYAADGYARINGIGGVVTTYAVGEFSAINAVAGAYSEKVPVVAITGAPTVANRKHAAVLHHTLGDYNIPVEVFQRVTVAAVSLTDPVKAPEQIDKALRACLYHKRPVYIELPSDITRQACAEPGDFEFPEPMASDPAALAEAVDEAVALLGGCNNPAILAGVEIHRYGLQESAGKLLEKTGYPFATMLLGKTVLPEKNPQFIGLYEGMSSRDYVRERIENAGGLLCLGTFMSDINLGGFTAKLDNDRLIVARDGRVRIKNHYYNQVSLRDFIKKLTEKLPAGSPESFDVRPAVDSCTHRKSAAFEPQAEQKLTNHRFYDRMAHFIQADDIVIADGGSAIFSAGEVFMPDEVTFIGQAFYCSIGYTVGAVLGAGLAAPKRRVVVFVGDGAFQLTCQELSTVIRNNLDAIVFVINNDGYTVERLIIDGPYNDIQPWKYHLLPDVFGGGWGCEVHTEGDLEDALETAKKNQGLSLIEVHFDRMDCSDSLRRACEQMAAQYKRANPK
- the rfaE2 gene encoding D-glycero-beta-D-manno-heptose 1-phosphate adenylyltransferase, whose product is MVVGDLMLDRYVWGEVNRISPEAPIPVINVTQEELRPGGAGAVITNLTHLGAKVFCTGILGKDPAGQDLLRIIKDLGVDTSGIFTESERPTTVKTRIMGQLHAAGRAVQQLLRIDYEKTHPVPKTIEDKVLDYIGANLHRCDAVAISDMNKGLLTERLLSAIAGLGQTAGKPVIVDPRVNRNCSSYRGVTAVTPNRHETEIMTGINISGPEDLKNAGDKLVSELDLQCAVITLDKDGIFLYQRDGTSQILSTDPREVYDVTGAGDMILSMITFVVAGGFSFAEAARLANVAAGIEVRKIGVVPVSKEEMLRELSGNHSALEKIQAVKKLKKILDKHRTRGERIVFTNGCFDLLHRGHVEYLGFARNQGELLVVGLNSDRSVSDMKGPGRPVLPEQDRARILAALEDVDYVVLFDEPTPEKLIKEVRPDVLVKGEDWREKGVVGREFVESCGGKVVLAPFVEGISSTDIISNIVENHHKAPQQPHLK
- a CDS encoding HAD family hydrolase, with protein sequence MSRRAAFIDRDGTIVRGVEYLRSPDELEVLPNAAEAIRRFNERGYLSIIVTNQSGIARGFFTEETLAAIHHRLLDMLSEEGARIDAVYYCPHLAGGAVEPYGIDCQCRKPRPGMLEKAAREHDINLSESIMIGDTPADIMAGKAAGCKTVLVQPSANGFDMPESPDLIVKDLMGAVSLVS
- a CDS encoding DUF559 domain-containing protein: MRYKLLDWYCNQRKAQIEAGLEALKRKANEFETDVGKIIIERGYRVIPQYEVLTRKRIDLVVQGKESRLAVECDGDKYHGMDKWEDDQRREEQLRRAGWTFWRVMASAFYRNREKALASLWEKLAELKIEPYS
- the waaF gene encoding lipopolysaccharide heptosyltransferase II; the encoded protein is MKKANNILVTSPNWVGDVVMATPAFRCIRENFSNAKISLLLKPYVKGIVDGAPWFDNFIEYDPKAKHKRAGKTLSLIKKLRKEKYDFAFIFPNSISSALIIRASGANRRIGYARDNRSLLLTDAIQRPNENGRFLPTYMGDYYLRLCSSIGCRVGSKKTEVFVTPESAKKVDELFTKYGIDDSKPKVLINPGASYGSTKFWNVNGFAETADLLRKKLDCHVLLATGPDEKDLAKEITEAANGNIVNLSQNNVCLKLLKALIKKCSLLITVDSGPRHLAVALGKPVVTVMGPTDPRYSRTKQEVGKVLREPIDCAPCHLKTCPTDHRCMQQIKPQRVAEAALELLAKPKARTKPRKRKAKVS